The proteins below come from a single Necator americanus strain Aroian chromosome V, whole genome shotgun sequence genomic window:
- a CDS encoding hypothetical protein (NECATOR_CHRV.G20405.T1) produces MVKKLVQWLPHALSDGNRQRRLNICTQLLSRSRKFDWLDTIVTGDEKWFLYVNHTLKSAWCASDEVPDPFVKGGIHEKKVMLSVWWGVHRIYHFELLPYNMTVTAEVYCAQLQRVADKIRKEHPKLDNIRLLHDSARSHIAKKTSQKIQELGWKVLLHLPYNPDLAPGDYHLFRSLQHHLEEKRYDDRDLENDLRASLQVAGALRQRNP; encoded by the coding sequence atggtgaaaaagctcgttcagtggctcccacatgcattgagcgacggcaaccgccaaagacgcctaaacatctgcactcagctgctctccagaagccgcaaattcgactggctggacaccattgtcaccggagatgaaaaatggttcCTCTACGTGAACCACACCCTCAAAAGTGCGTGGTGCGCTAGCGATGAAgtgccggatcctttcgtgaaaggtggaatccatgagaagaaggtcatgctgagcgtctggtggggagttcatcGAATCTACcatttcgaactgctgccgtaCAACAtgacagttactgccgaggtctactgcgcccAACTGCAAAGggtggccgacaagatccgcaaggagcacccgaagctcgataacattcgcctgctgcacgatagcGCGCGTTCTCACAttgcgaagaagacttcccagaaaattcagGAGCTCGGGTGGAAAGTTCTACTGCACCTACCATACAACCCGGACCTGGCCCCGGGCGACTatcacctcttccgatcgcttcagcatcacctggaagagaagcgctacgatgatcgtgacctcgaaaatgaccttcgggcttccctccaagtcgccggagctctgcgccaaaggaatccgtga